A single region of the Cucumis melo cultivar AY chromosome 3, USDA_Cmelo_AY_1.0, whole genome shotgun sequence genome encodes:
- the LOC103503292 gene encoding probable serine/threonine-protein kinase PIX13 has product MLLHNQTKYHFIISHLLPQNQSLPIPMGNLCATPVDTHTPPPTIPSSPVCSHRHAWTQPQNLRVYSLTELKTATKNFRPDTMLGEGGFGRVFKGWVDEATYAPSKVGVGIPVAVKKSNPDSSQGLREWKAEVEFLGKFSHPNVVRLIGYCWEEKQFLLVYEYMQKGSLENHLFRKGVEPLSWETRIKIATGAACGLTFLHTSEKSVIYRDFKASNILLDGNFNPKLSDFGLAKLGPSNGNSHVSTNPVGTYGYAAPEYIATGHLYIKSDVYGFGVVLLELLTGLRAVDPNRPSGSHNLVGWAEPSLSSKKKVKKLIDPRLGDDYSPKGAWATAELILKCLESDPRKRPSMEEVLVILEKVSSFKDRPKDPKSRARTPSHY; this is encoded by the exons ATGTTACTCCATAACCAAACCAAATATCATTTCATCATTTCCCATCTCCTTCCCCAAAATCAGAGTCTCCCCATCCCCATGGGCAACCTCTGCGCCACTCCCGTCGATACCCACACCCCTCCCCCCACTATTCCTTCCTCCCCAG TGTGTTCTCATCGACATGCTTGGACGCAGCCGCAGAATCTTAGAGTTTACAGTCTGACGGAGCTGAAAACGGCCACCAAGAATTTCCGGCCGGATACTATGCTGGGCGAGGGGGGATTTGGAAGGGTTTTTAAAGGATGGGTTGATGAGGCCACTTATGCTCCGTCTAAGGTCGGCGTCGGAATTCCTGTCGCCGTTAAAAAGTCAAACCCCGACAGCTCTCAGGGTCTACGCGAATGGAAG GCAGAAGTGGAATTTTTGGGGAAATTCAGCCATCCCAATGTGGTGAGATTGATCGGATATTGTTGGGAAGAAAAGCAATTTCTTCTCGTCTATGAATACATGCAAAAGGGTAGTTTGGAAAACCACTTATTCCGAA AAGGTGTAGAACCTCTATCATGGGAAACACGAATTAAAATAGCCACCGGGGCGGCTTGTGGTCTAACGTTCCTCCATACGTCTGAGAAGAGCGTTATTTATCGAGATTTTAAGGCCTCAAACATTCTTCTAGACGGG AATTTTAATCCGAAATTGTCAGATTTTGGGCTGGCAAAACTAGGCCCATCCAATGGTAACTCCCACGTAAGCACAAATCCAGTTGGCACCTACGGGTACGCTGCCCCCGAGTACATTGCAACCG GACATTTGTATATAAAAAGTGACGTGTATGGGTTCGGCGTGGTTCTCCTGGAGCTCTTGACGGGACTACGGGCAGTGGACCCAAACCGGCCGAGTGGTTCACACAACTTAGTGGGTTGGGCGGAGCCATCACTGAGCAGCAAGAAGAAGGTCAAGAAACTAATAGACCCAAGGCTTGGGGACGACTACTCGCCCAAAGGAGCCTGGGCCACAGCCGAACTGATCTTAAAATGTTTGGAATCGGACCCAAGGAAACGGCCCTCCATGGAAGAAGTTTTGGTCATTCTAGAAAAAGTTAGTTCTTTTAAAGACAGGCCCAAGGACCCCAAATCACGGGCTAGGACGCCCAGCCATTATTGA
- the LOC103502619 gene encoding catalase isozyme 3, with product MDPYKYRPSSAYNTPFCTTNSGAPIWNNTAVMSVGERGPILLEDYQLIEKIATFTRERIPERVVHARGASAKGFFEVTHDISDLTCADFLRAPGVQTPVIVRFSTVIHERGSPETLRDPRGFAVKFYTREGNFDLVGNNFPVFFVRDAMQFPEVIRAFKPNPKSHIQEPWRFLDFCSYHPESLLSFAWFYDDVGIPINYRHMEGFGVQAYSLINKSGKARLVKFHWKPTCGVKSMLEEEAVRIGGTNHSHATQDLYESIAAGNFPEWKLYIQTIDYEDQNNYDFEPLDTTIQWPEDVIPLQPVGRLVLNKNIDNFFAENEMLAFSMSLVPGIHYSDDKMLQARSFAYADTQRHRLGPNYLQLPVNAPKCPHHNNHHEGFMNFMHRDEEVNYFPSRYDPCRHAEKFPMPPNVLSGKRERCVIPKENHNFKQAGDRYRSWAPDRQERFVRRFVEALSDPRVTHEVRNIWISYWSQADRSLGQKIASRMNVRPSI from the exons TACCGCCCATCAAGTGCGTACAACACCCCATTCTGCACCACAAACTCCGGCGCACCGATATGGAACAACACCGCCGTAATGTCCGTCGGAGAACGCGGCCCAATCCTGTTAGAAGATTACCAACTCATCGAGAAAATCGCCACCTTCACCCGCGAAAGAATCCCCGAACGAGTAGTCCACGCTCGTGGTGCCAGCGCCAAAGGTTTCTTCGAAGTAACCCACGACATCTCCGACTTAACCTGCGCCGACTTCCTCCGTGCCCCAGGCGTCCAAACCCCCGTCATCGTCCGTTTCTCCACCGTCATCCACGAACGGGGCAGCCCCGAAACCCTCCGTGACCCCCGTGGATTCGCCGTCAAATTCTACACGCGTGAAGGCAACTTCGATTTAGTCGGCAACAACTTCCCGGTCTTCTTCGTTCGTGATGCCATGCAATTCCCTGAAGTAATCCGTGCCTTTAAACCCAACCCGAAATCCCACATCCAAGAACCATGGAGATTCCTGGATTTCTGCTCTTACCATCCCGAAAGCCTTCTGTCTTTTGCTTGGTTTTACGACGACGTCGGCATTCCAATCAATTACCGTCACATGGAAGGGTTCGGCGTACAAGCATATTCCCTAATCAACAAATCCGGTAAAGCCCGTCTCGTGAAATTCCACTGGAAACCAACTTGCGGGGTAAAGAGCATGTTGGAAGAGGAGGCGGTTAGAATTGGTGGGACGAATCACAGTCACGCCACACAGGATTTGTACGAGTCGATTGCGGCAGGGAATTTTCCGGAGTGGAAGCTTTACATACAGACTATTGATTATGAGGATCAGAATAATTATGATTTTGAGCCGTTGGATACGACGATACAATGGCCGGAGGATGTGATTCCGTTACAGCCGGTGGGGAGATTGGTGTTGAATAAGAATATTGATAATTTCTTTGCGGAGAATGAGATGTTGGCTTTCTCCATGTCGTTGGTGCCGGGGATACATTATTCGGATGATAAGATGTTGCAAGCAAGGAGCTTTGCGTATGCGGATACACAGAGGCATAGACTTGGTCCTAACTATCTTCAGTTGCCTGTTAATGCTCCTAAGTGTCCTCACCATAATAATCATCATGAGGGGTTTATGAACTTTATGCATAGAGATGAGGAG GTGAATTACTTTCCTTCGAGATATGATCCTTGTCGTCATGCTGAGAAGTTCCCGATGCCGCCCAATGTGCTCAGCGGAAAAAGAGAAAGG tgtgTGATTCCGAAAGAGAATCATAACTTCAAGCAAGCTGGAGATAGATACCGATCATGGGCACCAGACAG ACAAGAACGATTCGTGAGGCGGTTTGTGGAAGCGTTATCGGACCCCCGTGTCACACACGAAGTTCGCAACATATGGATCTCATATTGGAGTCag GCTGACAGGTCATTGGGCCAAAAAATAGCATCTCGTATGAATGTGAGGCCAAGCATCTAA